The following are encoded together in the uncultured Sphaerochaeta sp. genome:
- the secF gene encoding protein translocase subunit SecF translates to MLKKDIPVIKLRWYAWALAVVLLLAGGISFAVLGGFNLGVDFESGLSQRIQIAPIGLEVTYSGNKDAVLAISGSGLNLEVRGDEGVSSTNFSASEYATAQDLATALGAVQNIDVAVVDGSLETAQLLSGYGFPATLSAEPTKLNFQSSGNANIEDVRSALDSLGNVRVQTVGLDGSQTFQVRLGIKEGATQDSMENEVKNALNVAFGVGNVVVLQSDYIGPKFSATLLSSSILAIVVAMALILLYIWVRFRFAYAVSSLIALVHDIFMMLTIITLFRFEFSGITVAALLTIIGYSLNNTIVIFDRIRENVALAPNASLSVNIDHSVTQSLSRTVMSAVTTLIAIIPLAIFASGDIQLFAVKMGFGILFGTYSSNLLAPAMLYWISNAQAKKKEKKAE, encoded by the coding sequence ATGCTTAAGAAAGATATTCCTGTTATCAAGCTTCGCTGGTACGCCTGGGCGTTGGCTGTAGTCCTCCTGCTCGCCGGAGGTATCTCCTTCGCTGTGTTGGGTGGTTTTAACCTGGGTGTTGATTTTGAAAGTGGATTGAGCCAGAGAATTCAGATAGCTCCCATTGGATTGGAAGTTACCTATTCTGGAAACAAAGATGCAGTTCTTGCTATCTCTGGTTCTGGCCTTAATCTTGAAGTTCGCGGTGATGAAGGGGTTTCCAGTACCAACTTCAGTGCTTCTGAGTATGCAACTGCACAGGATCTTGCAACTGCGCTTGGTGCAGTACAGAACATCGATGTGGCAGTTGTTGACGGGTCATTGGAAACAGCTCAGCTCCTCAGTGGGTATGGATTTCCTGCAACTCTCTCTGCTGAACCTACCAAGCTGAATTTCCAGAGCAGTGGAAATGCAAACATCGAAGATGTACGTTCTGCTTTGGATTCACTGGGTAATGTACGTGTGCAGACTGTTGGGTTGGATGGAAGTCAGACATTCCAGGTTCGTCTCGGTATCAAGGAAGGTGCAACACAGGATTCCATGGAAAACGAGGTGAAGAATGCATTGAATGTCGCATTCGGTGTTGGCAATGTTGTTGTTCTCCAGAGTGATTATATTGGACCGAAGTTCAGTGCAACGTTACTCTCCAGCTCCATTCTCGCCATCGTGGTTGCGATGGCCTTGATCCTCCTCTATATCTGGGTTAGGTTCCGTTTTGCTTATGCGGTATCATCCTTGATTGCACTTGTGCATGATATTTTTATGATGCTTACGATAATTACGCTCTTCCGTTTTGAGTTCTCTGGTATCACTGTTGCAGCGCTGTTGACTATCATTGGTTACTCGCTGAACAATACGATTGTTATCTTCGATCGTATTCGTGAAAATGTGGCATTGGCACCAAATGCTTCGTTGAGTGTGAATATCGACCATAGTGTTACACAGTCGTTGAGTAGAACGGTAATGAGTGCAGTCACGACCTTGATTGCTATCATCCCGCTCGCAATCTTTGCTTCCGGTGACATCCAGCTCTTTGCAGTGAAGATGGGCTTTGGTATCCTCTTTGGTACCTACTCATCCAATCTGCTTGCACCTGCGATGCTTTACTGGATTAGCAATGCTCAAGCAAAGAAAAAAGAGAAGAAAGCAGAGTAA
- the ispH gene encoding 4-hydroxy-3-methylbut-2-enyl diphosphate reductase: MKLILSRTMGYCKGVSRALELATSALQDAKDARKPVYSLGKLIHNDDTCAFFADQGMKVITGAEGHDPGLVVLRAHGVPDKVRSSFLEAGFDLVDATCPVVKHNLSRISAYATTHTILIVGHPGHPETLAMRGVQLEGKLCDTILISGPEDVGTPEPGKSYVVFVQTTFDQGLWNTIQRALRAWEQYGCTMLFANEVCPSSINRRQATLELTDACDAVVVIGGKESANTRALYQLVREKGKMAWHIENETEITDDMRSYDILGITAGASTSSLVIQRVIDRLQQE; the protein is encoded by the coding sequence ATGAAACTAATACTTTCCAGAACCATGGGATATTGCAAGGGGGTGTCCAGGGCTCTTGAACTCGCTACCTCTGCATTGCAGGATGCAAAAGATGCCCGCAAGCCTGTATATTCCTTGGGTAAGCTCATTCATAACGATGACACATGTGCTTTTTTTGCTGATCAGGGAATGAAGGTTATTACAGGAGCGGAGGGACATGATCCCGGATTGGTTGTACTGCGTGCACACGGTGTGCCCGATAAGGTGCGATCTTCTTTTCTGGAAGCCGGGTTTGATTTGGTTGATGCGACATGTCCGGTGGTGAAGCATAACCTCTCAAGGATATCTGCATATGCAACTACTCATACCATCTTGATTGTTGGGCATCCTGGTCATCCAGAGACGCTCGCAATGAGAGGGGTCCAGTTAGAAGGGAAGCTCTGTGATACCATTCTGATTTCTGGTCCTGAGGATGTCGGTACCCCGGAACCAGGTAAATCCTATGTGGTTTTTGTACAGACAACGTTTGATCAGGGATTATGGAATACCATTCAAAGAGCCCTAAGGGCATGGGAGCAGTATGGGTGTACGATGCTCTTCGCCAATGAGGTGTGTCCCAGTTCCATCAATCGTCGGCAGGCTACCCTTGAGCTGACTGATGCATGTGATGCAGTGGTGGTGATAGGGGGAAAGGAGAGTGCTAACACCAGGGCGCTTTACCAATTGGTACGGGAAAAGGGAAAGATGGCCTGGCATATAGAGAATGAAACAGAAATTACCGACGATATGCGCAGCTATGATATACTGGGTATAACAGCAGGGGCTTCAACCTCCTCTCTGGTGATTCAACGCGTAATCGATAGGTTGCAACAGGAGTGA
- a CDS encoding redox-sensing transcriptional repressor Rex, which yields METGYRGIPIPTIKRLPSYLRLLQGYREQGMEMVSATTLAEELGLKPIQVRKDISCTGIEGKPKVGFAVVKLIEAIIHTLGWDNATDAIVVGAGHLGSALARYEGFESYGLKIVAAFDVDPNKWDTWLGDVPVFPLSKVKEYIDRHHVNIGVLAVPADQAQETAELLMDCGLLAIWNFAPKDLKLPEHVVVQRTDLATSFAVLSAKVRQKMNKKDLSSEVDDW from the coding sequence ATGGAAACAGGTTATCGGGGAATACCAATTCCCACCATCAAGAGACTTCCCTCCTACCTTAGGCTTTTGCAGGGGTACCGGGAGCAAGGAATGGAGATGGTCAGCGCTACTACCTTGGCCGAAGAGCTTGGATTGAAGCCAATTCAGGTGCGTAAGGATATTTCCTGTACCGGGATAGAGGGCAAACCCAAAGTAGGCTTTGCTGTTGTCAAGCTTATTGAGGCGATCATTCATACTTTGGGGTGGGATAATGCTACCGATGCAATAGTTGTGGGAGCTGGCCATCTGGGCTCCGCTCTTGCTCGATATGAGGGTTTTGAGAGCTATGGGCTCAAGATCGTCGCTGCATTCGATGTTGATCCCAATAAGTGGGATACATGGCTTGGAGATGTACCTGTTTTTCCTCTAAGCAAGGTTAAGGAGTACATCGACCGACATCATGTTAATATTGGTGTGTTGGCCGTGCCTGCTGACCAAGCCCAGGAGACAGCAGAGCTGCTCATGGATTGTGGATTGCTTGCCATCTGGAATTTTGCACCCAAGGATTTGAAACTTCCCGAGCATGTGGTGGTTCAACGTACCGATCTGGCTACAAGTTTCGCAGTTCTCTCCGCCAAGGTACGGCAAAAGATGAACAAGAAGGATCTAAGTAGCGAAGTGGATGATTGGTAA
- a CDS encoding (2Fe-2S) ferredoxin domain-containing protein — translation MKKLVVELCMGSSCFARGNSQTLAALESYLQESGAADCVDLIGHLCMGDCSKGPNIRIADTPYQGLAADEVVQLVVHELKEREGMQ, via the coding sequence ATGAAGAAATTGGTCGTGGAGCTGTGTATGGGAAGCTCTTGCTTCGCTCGGGGTAATTCTCAGACACTTGCAGCATTAGAGTCCTATCTTCAGGAGTCTGGGGCTGCAGATTGTGTGGATTTGATAGGGCACTTATGCATGGGAGATTGCTCCAAAGGTCCGAATATTCGAATTGCCGATACCCCGTATCAAGGGCTCGCTGCCGATGAGGTGGTTCAATTGGTTGTGCATGAACTCAAAGAGCGGGAAGGAATGCAATGA
- a CDS encoding [Fe-Fe] hydrogenase large subunit C-terminal domain-containing protein, with translation MIHPIYTELTECRDCYKCVRGCPVKAIQVKDGSAVVVKDRCIYCGHCVDICPSHAKKIRGDLARVRQFVQSGRKTFCSLAPSSAAEFPFSTDSLVVALTRLGFSGVSETAIGAHLVNQAIEMYAESHDGNCPWISTACPTVVQTVKKYYPSLVDQLSKVPSPLQCHSAYLRALYGEEIGVVFIGPCIAKKVEADQSPGYPDFALTYEELNAWLLAEHIDLEQIEREVFLNPSVVPSLVPCRAGKSTLYPVEGGMIASLKWGSDPFQTHAVAISGMNQIIGTLSGMEREGGNTAFLELLACEGGCINGPVSNQGRSSASKKSLSSRYTRSRITEQGPVFDGDAAFVVKLLEQGYSLIEKHPAEVERPVSSFVSLHSEEEIDQALKLLGKRDVSDELNCGGCGYNSCREMAIAYLDGMAEMEMCVTKMRKEAQSKMDVLLRTIPVGVVIVDDQLQIVDCNSNFLKLFGDLDFPLEPSQLNLVFGLPVKRFVPFYEKFNNQFTSSSVQQYRLHYKDTFLKVTFFSVEKQHQVGALFEDITTPTVRRETVVKKAEDVIQRSLETVQQIASLLGENAAETEIMLNSLIDAFKVPPSGERDGYMQEGS, from the coding sequence ATGATTCATCCTATTTATACGGAGTTGACCGAGTGCCGTGACTGTTACAAGTGTGTTCGTGGCTGTCCAGTAAAGGCAATCCAAGTGAAGGATGGCTCAGCAGTAGTGGTAAAGGATCGATGTATCTATTGCGGACACTGTGTTGATATCTGTCCATCCCATGCAAAAAAAATACGTGGTGATTTGGCAAGGGTTCGCCAGTTTGTCCAGAGCGGAAGAAAGACCTTCTGTTCCCTAGCCCCTTCCAGTGCAGCAGAATTCCCCTTCAGCACCGATAGCTTGGTGGTTGCGCTTACTCGTTTGGGTTTTAGTGGGGTAAGTGAGACAGCCATTGGGGCTCATCTGGTTAACCAGGCAATTGAGATGTATGCAGAATCCCACGATGGAAACTGCCCATGGATTTCCACAGCCTGCCCAACGGTGGTCCAGACGGTGAAGAAGTACTATCCCTCATTGGTGGACCAACTTAGCAAAGTGCCCTCCCCATTGCAATGCCACAGTGCCTATCTGCGAGCGCTCTATGGAGAAGAGATAGGAGTGGTGTTCATTGGTCCTTGTATCGCTAAAAAGGTGGAGGCCGACCAGAGCCCAGGTTATCCTGACTTTGCTTTGACCTATGAGGAACTCAATGCTTGGCTCCTTGCTGAGCATATTGACTTGGAACAGATTGAGAGAGAGGTTTTCCTTAACCCTTCGGTGGTACCATCTTTGGTTCCCTGTCGTGCAGGTAAGTCGACGCTCTACCCTGTAGAAGGTGGGATGATAGCCTCCTTGAAGTGGGGCAGTGATCCCTTCCAGACCCACGCTGTTGCCATAAGTGGCATGAATCAGATAATAGGGACTCTGTCTGGTATGGAAAGGGAAGGAGGGAATACAGCTTTCCTTGAACTTCTCGCCTGCGAAGGTGGCTGTATCAATGGACCGGTGAGCAACCAAGGGCGTTCCTCTGCTTCGAAGAAGAGTCTGAGCTCACGCTATACCCGTAGTCGGATCACTGAACAAGGTCCTGTGTTTGATGGAGATGCAGCATTTGTTGTAAAGCTCCTTGAACAAGGTTATTCCCTGATTGAGAAACATCCTGCTGAGGTAGAGAGGCCTGTGTCGAGTTTTGTTTCTCTTCATAGTGAAGAAGAAATTGACCAAGCACTCAAGTTGTTGGGCAAACGGGATGTCTCTGATGAGTTGAACTGTGGCGGGTGTGGTTATAATAGTTGCCGGGAGATGGCCATTGCCTATCTTGATGGAATGGCTGAGATGGAGATGTGTGTGACCAAGATGAGAAAGGAAGCCCAAAGCAAGATGGATGTACTGCTCAGGACTATCCCAGTGGGAGTGGTGATTGTGGATGACCAACTCCAGATCGTCGACTGTAACAGCAACTTCCTCAAACTGTTCGGAGATCTTGATTTCCCTTTGGAGCCATCCCAGTTGAACCTGGTCTTCGGATTGCCTGTTAAGCGTTTTGTTCCGTTCTACGAGAAGTTTAACAACCAGTTCACCTCTTCCTCGGTGCAGCAGTACCGTCTCCATTACAAGGATACCTTTCTCAAGGTGACATTTTTCTCAGTTGAGAAACAGCATCAGGTGGGAGCTCTGTTCGAAGATATCACCACTCCGACCGTGCGTCGGGAGACTGTGGTGAAGAAAGCTGAGGATGTTATCCAGCGAAGCTTGGAAACCGTCCAACAGATTGCATCCTTGCTTGGGGAGAATGCTGCAGAGACTGAGATCATGCTTAATAGCCTTATCGATGCCTTCAAGGTTCCCCCAAGCGGGGAGCGGGATGGCTATATGCAGGAAGGATCATGA
- a CDS encoding SpoIIE family protein phosphatase, giving the protein MNDVFIDVDYAQIYKHGQKIGGDVFLLSRQDASAQIVCTLSDGLGSGVKANVLASLTARMAHKLSFSPMDLTRSAKIIMNTLPVCKERKISYATFTIADLRRSNTDEVLVNLVEYDNPSALMFQGSAPVQWEREKIDLRRDGAFKQEVLGHSHLKLSVGSRLLIFSDGVTQAGMGKSLPLGWRLEGVRSFAQQVIERDPDISSHDLAREVVSHAHRLDRLTAKDDITCMVVYVRKPRRTLVVTGPPFKQEQDPLLVEKIQRFEGKRIVSGGTTAQIVSRILNRQLKVDMSCWSPQVPPCSMMEGLDLVTEGMLTLSKVATALEQKKPAYTLPNDAVKKFIQVMQESDQVHFIVGTKINEAHQDPSIPVEIGIRRTLIGRLQRALEDNYLKETSLEYM; this is encoded by the coding sequence ATGAACGACGTATTCATCGATGTGGATTATGCACAAATCTACAAGCATGGTCAGAAAATTGGGGGGGATGTGTTCCTTCTTTCCAGACAGGATGCATCGGCACAGATTGTTTGTACGCTCAGTGATGGTCTTGGCAGTGGGGTGAAGGCAAATGTATTGGCAAGTCTTACTGCCCGTATGGCCCACAAGCTCAGCTTCAGTCCCATGGATCTGACGCGTTCGGCAAAAATCATCATGAATACACTTCCTGTGTGCAAGGAGAGGAAGATTAGCTATGCGACGTTTACCATCGCAGATCTGAGAAGAAGCAATACCGATGAAGTACTGGTGAACCTTGTTGAGTATGACAATCCTTCAGCACTAATGTTCCAGGGGAGTGCTCCTGTACAGTGGGAACGGGAGAAGATTGATCTCAGAAGGGATGGGGCGTTCAAGCAGGAGGTGCTGGGACACTCTCATCTCAAGCTCTCGGTTGGAAGCCGTCTCTTGATCTTCAGCGATGGGGTTACCCAGGCGGGGATGGGAAAGTCCCTTCCCTTGGGGTGGCGTCTTGAGGGGGTCCGGTCATTTGCTCAGCAGGTGATTGAAAGGGACCCGGATATTTCCAGCCATGATCTAGCGCGGGAAGTTGTCTCGCATGCCCACAGATTGGATCGTTTGACTGCAAAGGACGACATTACCTGTATGGTCGTATATGTGAGAAAACCCAGGAGAACACTGGTTGTGACAGGACCTCCTTTCAAGCAGGAACAGGATCCCTTACTGGTTGAGAAAATCCAGAGATTTGAGGGAAAGAGGATCGTCAGTGGGGGTACTACCGCTCAGATTGTCAGCAGGATCCTAAATCGGCAGTTGAAGGTGGATATGAGCTGTTGGTCACCTCAAGTACCTCCCTGTTCCATGATGGAAGGGTTGGATCTGGTGACTGAGGGGATGTTGACCTTGAGTAAGGTAGCCACAGCACTGGAGCAGAAGAAACCAGCATATACACTACCCAACGATGCCGTGAAGAAGTTCATACAGGTGATGCAAGAGAGTGATCAAGTACACTTTATTGTTGGGACGAAAATCAATGAAGCACACCAGGATCCCAGTATCCCGGTGGAGATTGGTATACGCAGGACCTTGATTGGAAGATTGCAACGAGCATTGGAAGACAATTATTTAAAAGAGACCTCTTTAGAGTATATGTAG
- a CDS encoding monomeric [FeFe] hydrogenase: MLELNNQYTTIKRQVHTEVLKQFFQDTLTQNVDKIPIQLIPKQRIPTRCCIYKERAMVRYRIMAFLGFDIERDDDEMKSLSSYVKEIMEEDKPLAPLLTTISTACSSCPPDRYMISDACRGCFARPCLANCPKDCITFSGGKAHIDESRCVRCGKCMEVCPFHAVVHIPVPCEKACPVDAVKKNEYGYVEIDWDRCISCGKCAMSCPFGAIVERSSIMTVAKKLMNKDHMTAIIAPAIEGQFPGTLAQIKHALLATGFSSVIEVSEGAHETCLHEADELATRKKEGAGFMTTSCCPAYMNLVDKHLPFLGSRRSSALSPMAYTAALAKERNEETSVVFIGPCLAKKDEAASLGTIDGVLTFSELASLFVAKGIDVREMDTTDLEDVSLFEDCREFALAGGVASCVSKRVAVGDDISLFQVNGIDRKMARVMKTWERRPVEADLIEVMCCEGGCINGPGVVAKPSVAIRLRGGNKASSPVEAMRAILKPKE; the protein is encoded by the coding sequence ATGCTTGAATTGAATAATCAATACACGACGATCAAGAGACAGGTGCACACTGAGGTGCTCAAGCAATTCTTCCAGGATACGTTGACCCAGAATGTGGATAAGATCCCTATACAACTTATTCCGAAGCAGCGTATTCCTACCAGATGTTGCATCTACAAGGAGCGGGCAATGGTCCGCTATCGTATTATGGCGTTCCTGGGTTTTGATATAGAGAGGGATGATGATGAGATGAAAAGTCTCTCCTCCTATGTGAAGGAAATCATGGAAGAAGACAAACCTCTAGCCCCTTTATTGACGACAATCAGTACTGCCTGCTCTTCCTGTCCTCCAGATCGGTATATGATCAGTGATGCCTGTCGTGGATGCTTTGCCCGTCCCTGTCTTGCCAACTGTCCCAAGGACTGTATTACCTTTTCAGGCGGTAAGGCCCATATCGATGAGAGTAGATGTGTCCGCTGTGGAAAGTGCATGGAAGTATGTCCCTTCCATGCAGTTGTGCATATTCCAGTACCTTGTGAGAAGGCTTGTCCTGTCGATGCTGTGAAGAAGAATGAATATGGCTATGTAGAAATTGATTGGGATAGATGTATCAGTTGCGGAAAGTGTGCGATGAGTTGTCCCTTTGGGGCCATTGTGGAGCGTTCGTCAATTATGACGGTAGCAAAGAAACTCATGAATAAAGACCATATGACGGCAATTATTGCCCCAGCGATTGAAGGACAGTTCCCAGGTACACTTGCCCAAATTAAACATGCGCTGCTTGCCACTGGATTCAGCTCAGTGATTGAGGTCAGTGAAGGAGCCCATGAGACATGCTTGCATGAGGCTGATGAGTTGGCAACCAGGAAGAAGGAAGGAGCAGGGTTTATGACCACTAGCTGTTGTCCAGCGTACATGAACCTAGTGGACAAGCATCTTCCCTTCCTTGGTAGCCGTCGTTCCTCTGCTCTTTCTCCGATGGCCTATACGGCAGCTCTTGCCAAGGAGAGGAATGAGGAAACGAGTGTGGTCTTCATCGGACCCTGCCTTGCCAAAAAGGATGAGGCTGCATCACTCGGTACTATTGATGGAGTATTGACCTTCAGTGAGCTGGCATCACTCTTTGTTGCAAAGGGAATTGATGTGCGTGAGATGGATACAACTGATCTTGAAGATGTCTCCCTCTTTGAGGATTGCAGGGAATTTGCCCTCGCCGGCGGTGTTGCCTCCTGTGTGAGCAAGCGCGTTGCCGTGGGAGATGATATATCGCTATTCCAAGTAAACGGGATAGATAGGAAAATGGCACGTGTGATGAAAACCTGGGAAAGAAGACCGGTGGAGGCCGATTTGATCGAGGTTATGTGTTGTGAAGGGGGGTGTATCAACGGACCAGGAGTGGTAGCAAAGCCTTCGGTTGCAATACGGCTTAGAGGAGGCAATAAAGCCTCTAGCCCAGTAGAAGCGATGCGTGCCATACTGAAGCCCAAGGAGTAA
- a CDS encoding GAF domain-containing protein: MHIATDSSFLEQLTAIIEGWDGSAERRYCHLSNVSALLNQQLENINWVGFYLMREDRKSLVLGPFQGKVACTDIDLDRGVCGLSARKKASVRVDDVHTFPSHIACDSASMSELVVPLISKSGDVVGVLDVDSAQKGRFSVDDQKLLERVSKIISEALWT; this comes from the coding sequence ATGCATATAGCTACAGACAGTTCATTCCTTGAACAACTTACTGCAATAATTGAGGGTTGGGATGGAAGTGCAGAAAGACGATACTGCCATCTCTCCAATGTGTCTGCATTGCTTAACCAGCAGCTGGAGAACATCAACTGGGTAGGGTTCTATCTGATGAGAGAAGACCGTAAGTCCCTGGTGCTCGGACCTTTTCAAGGAAAAGTTGCCTGTACTGATATCGACCTAGATCGTGGAGTTTGTGGATTATCTGCACGAAAGAAAGCGAGTGTAAGGGTGGACGATGTTCACACTTTCCCTTCCCACATTGCCTGTGACAGTGCTTCCATGAGTGAATTGGTGGTTCCCCTAATCAGCAAAAGTGGTGATGTGGTTGGTGTCTTGGATGTTGATAGTGCCCAAAAAGGACGTTTCTCTGTGGATGACCAAAAACTGTTGGAACGTGTTTCGAAGATAATTTCAGAGGCTCTTTGGACTTGA
- the thrS gene encoding threonine--tRNA ligase — protein sequence MATVEAGEKLSKIRHSMAHVMAEAVIEMFPDAQIAIGPAIDNGFYYDFDLPRQLVTEDLDEISERMRAIIKEDKPFVRTVVSRNEAKLRFVGQKYKLELLEAIPEDEEVSLYNQGGFTDLCRGPHVDSTKELKGDAFKLMSIAGAYWRGKETNPMLTRIYGTAWSNAKELRLYLQHLEDVEKRDHRKLGKELDLFSLHEEAGPGLVYWHPMGARIRQAIEDFWRKEHYANGYEMVYTPHLGRSWLWETSGHLGFYKEGMYPPMEMDKSDYYVKPMNCPFHIMIYKNSKHSYRDLPFRWAELGTVYRYEKAGAMHGLMRVRGFTQDDAHLFVTPDQMNDEILEVLRFSLHMLHSFGFTEINAYLSTMPEKAVGDPQRWADATEALRKAIETEGLAYEVDEGGGAFYGPKIDLKIKDAIGREWQLSTVQFDFNEPERFDMTFVDKDGVEKRPYMIHRALLGSIERFFGVLIEHYAGAFPPWLAPEQIKLIPVGETFFDYAKSLEKRLRSEGFRVSADLGDDRMNAKIRNAQKLKIPYMVIIGEREMENDQVSVRLRSGKQENGLATQAFIDMVREKVENKEQL from the coding sequence ATGGCAACGGTAGAAGCAGGAGAGAAACTCTCCAAAATACGGCATTCAATGGCACATGTGATGGCCGAGGCAGTGATCGAGATGTTCCCTGATGCACAGATAGCTATCGGTCCTGCGATCGATAATGGATTCTATTACGATTTTGACTTGCCCAGACAACTGGTTACTGAGGACCTGGATGAGATTTCAGAGCGTATGCGTGCGATCATCAAGGAAGATAAGCCATTTGTAAGGACAGTGGTCAGTCGGAATGAAGCAAAGCTACGCTTTGTTGGCCAGAAATACAAGTTGGAATTGCTTGAGGCAATTCCTGAGGATGAGGAGGTAAGCCTCTACAACCAAGGTGGTTTCACCGACCTCTGTCGTGGTCCCCATGTGGATTCCACCAAGGAGCTTAAGGGTGATGCTTTCAAATTGATGAGTATTGCCGGTGCTTATTGGAGAGGTAAGGAAACCAATCCCATGCTGACCCGTATCTATGGTACGGCTTGGTCAAATGCCAAGGAACTTCGTCTCTATTTGCAACATCTTGAGGATGTTGAGAAACGGGACCACCGCAAGCTTGGTAAGGAACTTGATCTGTTCAGCTTGCATGAGGAAGCAGGCCCAGGACTTGTCTACTGGCATCCAATGGGTGCGCGTATCAGGCAGGCTATCGAGGATTTCTGGCGCAAGGAGCACTATGCCAACGGGTATGAAATGGTATATACCCCCCATCTAGGGCGTTCCTGGCTTTGGGAAACCAGCGGACACCTTGGTTTCTACAAGGAAGGGATGTACCCTCCCATGGAGATGGACAAGAGTGATTACTATGTGAAACCGATGAACTGTCCGTTCCACATCATGATTTACAAGAACAGCAAGCACTCCTATCGCGATTTGCCATTCAGATGGGCTGAGCTGGGTACGGTGTATCGATATGAAAAGGCCGGTGCAATGCATGGGCTCATGCGTGTACGTGGATTCACCCAGGATGATGCACACCTGTTTGTCACCCCAGACCAGATGAACGACGAGATATTGGAGGTTCTCAGGTTCTCGCTGCATATGCTACACTCCTTCGGGTTTACCGAGATCAATGCATACCTTTCCACGATGCCTGAAAAGGCAGTAGGGGACCCCCAGCGGTGGGCTGATGCAACCGAGGCTCTTAGGAAAGCCATAGAGACAGAAGGGTTGGCATATGAGGTTGATGAGGGAGGTGGCGCGTTCTACGGTCCGAAGATTGATCTGAAGATCAAGGACGCAATCGGCCGGGAGTGGCAGCTTTCCACAGTACAGTTCGATTTCAATGAACCTGAACGGTTTGACATGACCTTTGTGGACAAGGATGGTGTTGAGAAGCGTCCGTATATGATCCACCGTGCCCTCCTTGGCTCCATTGAGCGGTTCTTCGGGGTGCTCATCGAGCACTATGCTGGAGCCTTCCCGCCCTGGCTTGCTCCAGAACAGATCAAGCTCATTCCTGTCGGCGAGACATTCTTTGATTATGCAAAGAGCTTGGAGAAGAGACTCCGCAGCGAAGGCTTCCGTGTCTCTGCTGATCTTGGGGATGACAGGATGAATGCAAAAATCCGTAACGCACAGAAGCTGAAGATACCGTACATGGTGATCATAGGTGAACGTGAGATGGAAAATGACCAGGTTTCTGTACGCCTAAGAAGCGGTAAGCAGGAGAACGGCCTTGCAACCCAAGCTTTCATCGACATGGTGAGAGAGAAGGTTGAAAACAAGGAACAGCTGTAG